The genomic DNA CTCCGTAAGGGAAAAAATAAGGGTTTTGTGGAAGCGATTTATGATTTCTGCACAGTATTTCTTGTAGGCGGGAAAAAAAGGAGAGGATTTCTCCCCCTCAAAACGAGTTGCTTTTGCTTTGATTTTTTGTTTTTCTGTCGATGTTTTGTTTTTAGAGAAAAGGGATTACTTCCCTAAAATCTGCCCTTTGATTGTGTTGATGGTTAGAAATCTCTTTTCTTCCCTAAAATCTGCCATTTCCGTTTGCAGTTTCGTTCCTTTAATCTACTAAGCAACTAAGGTTTATTAACTTATCAACAGTTTGATTAAACAAGCTCACATTGGCTATTTGAGATCCAATCTCATGGAGCTTTTACTTTGCAGTGATACTTGTTGACTGTTTCTTGGTAGATCATTGAAACTATCTGAATGGAGGGTATTTTGATGCAGGTAGATTCTTGttctaaacaagaaaaaaaaagatactTTTCCTAATTGGATATTCatacatctattagcactttttCAGTAATATTTCAATTAGTCGCAGAATGATGCTAAAGATTCCGATAAAACAGAAAGTGTAGTGTTAGATATTGAGAGCCTTACTCAGTCATCTGACAAATGCTCCGGAAGCCCCAAAATGACTGTAATAAATCTACCATCTGCTTTGATTGTGCTTGAATTGTTAGTTTCTGAATGTATCTTGTAAGTGAGGCTGTCTTTCCGCGCAGAAAGCTTTGTCTCGTAAAGGATCATCACGGATGGAAAAGCGAAACGGTGAAGAGCAAGATGCAGATGATGCAACCAAAAGAGTTTCTATTAAAGGTTACCTACTGATGCTATTTGAggataaaaataaatctaaatgagGTGGATGATGCTTTAGTTTCTGTCTGTGATTATATATATTACATCAAGATTGCAAAAGACAAGTGAAGTAGCTGCTAATTGTTGTTCCAATATTCCACTGCATGTGATGTTTGAATTGAAGCTTTGTATTTTGAATATGATTAAATATGATGGTTCACTTAACTTTTTCATGATT from Zingiber officinale cultivar Zhangliang chromosome 4A, Zo_v1.1, whole genome shotgun sequence includes the following:
- the LOC121971049 gene encoding uncharacterized protein LOC121971049 isoform X1, whose translation is MEGILMQSQNDAKDSDKTESVVLDIESLTQSSDKCSGSPKMTKALSRKGSSRMEKRNGEEQDADDATKRVSIKVACSQMEHFKQSSVPNAMSDVCDARLRKLNHLTTINPRRILLLFASLSSLGTMILIYFTLAIHHRQSHS
- the LOC121971049 gene encoding uncharacterized protein LOC121971049 isoform X2; amino-acid sequence: MEGILMQNDAKDSDKTESVVLDIESLTQSSDKCSGSPKMTKALSRKGSSRMEKRNGEEQDADDATKRVSIKVACSQMEHFKQSSVPNAMSDVCDARLRKLNHLTTINPRRILLLFASLSSLGTMILIYFTLAIHHRQSHS